CTCTTTGACCAACTCCGAGAGGACCGACCCCACAGAGGAGCCGTTTAACTGGTGGGGCAGCACAGGGCTTTTCATGAGCCTAAACCCTCCGTCGTACCCCGATACCGCCCAGAGGGATCTGCCGTCTTCCACGTCCCCTTGTCTGTTGGCCTGGCACAGTATCCCTTTTTCCATGATTCCCGGGACGTCCCAGTCCTGGCCGAGCTCCGGGGGATTCTGGAGGAGGACCCTGCCGCTCCAGGTCCCAACCAATGCCCTGAGTTCTCGGTTATACACGAACTCTACATACCCTTCCGGCAGGGCCGGAGCGGTTATCTCCCTCATTCTCTCACCTCCACAACCACCTCGACGTCCGTTATGTCGGTCCTCCTTGGGCTGACCGACAAGGATAACGTTCCGTCCCCCACCGACTTACCTTCAACAGGGGCCCATAGGTTCCACCAGGGGCTGTACTCCATCCAGACGTAGGACACCCCACCTCGGGGATGGATGGATACCGGTATCTCCCTGACCGTCTGGGCCGTGCCGTCCACGTCAGCTAAACTCCTGGCAAAGTGGCCCGAGGCCCAGCCGTCTATGGCCCAAAGGGGGACAGACGACAGGTCCATTGCCGCCCCTTCTCCTCTGCTCACCGAGGCCAAGAGGTCCGTTGTCCACCTCATGGACCCGGATATCTGTCCCTCTGCCCAGTGGCATAGCCTTCCGGTACGGCCCTCCACCAGAGCATCCATTACCCACCGAGGGGTTACGTTTACCTCCGCCTCAACAGGGGACCACAGAAAGCGGAAAGGACGAAACACCTGCATATCCGCCGATCTCATGCCGCCAAAGCGAATACGGAGCTTGGTTAGCTTTCCGGCGTTGGTGAGGGCGTTAAACCTTATGTCCGGGCGACACAGGCCTATCCTGCCTACACGCAAGGTCTTTAGGTAGAGCATGGCCGTTCTAGGCTCCACCGAAATGGTGAGTGCGTCGAAGGTCTCCTGTCTCATCACGTTGGCCACCGCTATCTCTGGCTCCGCCCCCTGGCTCACAGTCCAGCACTTAGGCAGGTCGTCCCCCATGGAGTAGCCGTTTACCCAGCAGGAATCCATGTTATCCTCCTGCCAAGGGTCTGTTTATGGCCAGAGGGCCGTCATGGGCTCTGGTGGACAGGGCCTGGAGCTCGTAGGTGCGGCCGTCGAAGAACTTGCCGTCGGTGGCTCTGATACGGTGTAGCCCGGACAGCTTTATCTGCTCCACCACGTACTCTATCCCCTGATACGTGAAGACGTCGCCGATCTCGAAAAAGCCCGAGGGATGGGAGATATAGTGTCCCTGAAAGGTGGCTCTGAAACGGACCTTGCCGCCAGGGCGACGGACGAAGACCGTCTCTCCCGAGGCGGTGACCACCATCTCGCCGTGAGGGATCTCCTCTATATCCGACATCTCGTAGTTCGCTATGTGGTCGTACATGACATGGGGTCACCTCCTCAGTAGCTGGGATAAAAGGACCGAGAGATACCCTCGCCTATACTCTGGCCCGTCTTCTTGGCGTCCTCGGGCTTGCCTACGTTCACCGTGCCGATCTGGACCGAGACCGGGGTGTTGACGTTCGTAACCGACCTGCCACTCCCTTGAAGCTTTGGAGCCGTGGACTGAATGCCGAAGTTGGCAAGCTCGAGCTTGGCCGAATAGGCTTTAAGCGAATCCATGAGCCGAGAACTCAGGCCAAGCCCCGCAAGCTCCTTCTCGATAGCCTCTCCTGCCTTCTTGGCAACCTCCTCCGACTGACCCTGAATGAGCTTCATGGCCTCGGGAAGGGCCGTACCCTTGATGAATCCCTCCTGGATGGCTCCTGTAAGGGTCTTTATGGGAAGATCTTTCTTCTTTCCCATGGCTCTGGCGATGGAGGTCATGAGGGCATCCCCACCGTCAAGGCCCATCTTCTCCATGGCGTTCACAAAAGCCGTCGCCATATAGGGGCTCTCGTCGGCAAGAGACTTGCGGAGATCCTCGGCCACCTGCATGACAGAATCTCGGATAATCTCGTCCGCCTCCAAGGCAGAGAGACCGAAAAGCTCCATGGCATCCTTGCCCTGCTCTCTGAAGTCTTTAATCCTCTCCTGTAGGTCACTCACAGAAAGAGCCACCTTGGAAAGTTGTCTCTGGGCCAACTCTGCCTGCTTCTTGCCCCATTCCCTCAGAAGATCATCAGGGTTTGAAAATCCTTCCTCGTTCAACCCCTTCAGCTCTTCCTTCATGTCCTTGATATCCTCAACACTCTTTTTGATCTGACCGGTCTGGATAAGCCACTCTTTCACCTTATCAGGCAGTCTTTCCAGGGCCTCCTCGTTGCCTTCCATTGCCGCAGTCATGTCCTCGATAGAATAATTAACCTCTCCTATAGCCTCAGGAAAAACTAAAACATCAAAAACAGCAGACCCAACAACCTTAGAAAGCATCTTCATCGTAGTAGAAGCCGCAGTTCCTGCGATAGCAAGCCCCTTACTTGCCTCCCCAGCCAGAACTAATCCCTTTTCAACTCCTTTTTTGCCACTTCGCCCAATAAGCCAGCTGAAAAGAGTGCTTCCCTCTAGAAGGACTTGAGCTGTAGCGAACAGATTCATAGAATCGGCCAATCCTTTGAAGGACTTCGATAGCGTTAAAATCCCCCCTGCTATCGCCATGACCTTACCTGCTGCCCATCCGTATATAATGATTTTAGTTAGACTATCAGCATGATCTATCAAAAATTCCCAGGGGATCGCTTCGGCTATGGCATTAAGTGATTGGTAAATCGCTTTGAGCATTCTGCCGAAAGTTTCACACTGATCGGTGATGGAGGCTACGTCAATCCTCTCTAGCGCATCTTTAAACTCTTCCACTTGCACCTTTCCTAAGCCAAACCCCTCAAAGAAAGCGTCCACCGACACCTTAAGAATCTGGTTTTTATCTGCCCACTCAACAAGGACCTCCAACAACTTAGCGACATGGGCAACATATCGAGAAACCTCGTCACCAAGGGGCTCCAACAACTTGTCCTTTGCCGTATTTTTGAGAGAATGTAGGGCATCTCCCAGCGTAGACGTATCTTCATCAGCCTTCAAAATGGCCCCTGAAGCCTTTGACAGGACCTCTACCAAGCCACCAAGCTCGAAGCGATTTTCCCTTATAGCCGCCGCCATATCTGGGCCAGCGTCGGCCCCGAAATACTTCACTGCCTTGTTTATGGCTTCTCCCTCGGTCGAGGCATTTTTGATACTATCGGTGAGATCCCGCCATCCCCGCCCCAGATCTTGAACGCCGCCTTTGGTCATGTTGGTGATAGCCTGGCCAAGACCGGACAGGGCCTTCTCGGTGCTAACCCCCTCCTTCTCCCACTTGCCCAGCAGCCCTAAAGTCTCCTCCAGAGAGAAGCCTAGTAACCTGAATTTTGTCCCATATGTAACCGCTTTCTCGGCCAGCCCCTCGATGGAGGTTCCTGTCGATCTGGACGCAACGAACAACGCATCTAACGCCTCAGTCTGATGCTCCGTCGAGATCGACCAGTCCCCGAAGAGCCTGGAGCCCAAGAGTATGGAGCTGCTCAGATCTGACCCAGTAACCTCCGCTAAAGATAGGTAGTGCTGAGTGAGCTTCTCCAAATCAGCCCCGGTCGCACCGCTGGCCACTCTGACAGCTGCCAAAGCCTCAGCCACCTGACCATATCCCTCTACCGGATTTTCACGGAATAGCTTCCTGACTATCTCCTCATAGCCTTTCAGGGCCTCTCCGCTCTCCCCTGTTTTTTTGGCCACTATCGCCATGGCCTCCTCAAGCTCCTGGGCCACCGAAAAAGCGGCTATGCCGACGCCGGTCGCCGCTACCTTGGCGGTGGCCCCAACAGCTAACAGGCCCTTCATAGCAGGATCAAAGACCTTGCCGATGGTCTCTCCATACCCCTCCAGGCGACGACCGTTCAGATACAGGGTCTTCTGGAGACGGTTGAATGAACTCACAGCCTGATCCACTTTGGCCCCTACGTTGATCTGAACGTCTCGCTTAGACAAAACATCACCTCCAGGGGGATAAAAAAAGCCGCCCCGAAGGACGGCCTTTGTCAGTATTAGTCAACCTCTACGACCACAGCAACACCGAAGTGATTCAGGAACCAATCTCGACCTCTCTCGTTATAGACGAAAGTCATCACCTCTTTGCTGGAATAACGGGACTTGCTCCTTATCCAATAGCCGTAATCTCCTGCCTTCCCCATAGGGCTCTTTAGATCGTGAGAGGTGGCCACTTTACCTATGACCTGGGCCGACACTCCACACTCTTTTCCTATGTCCGTAGCTGAATACATGGCCTCTGTGGATTTTGGTAGAAGGTGGCTCATGTCGGTCTCCGCAACCAACTCACCGTATTTAGCCATGAACACTGTTTTGGATTCGCTTGTCATTACATCCTTAAAGGTCTCTATACCCTTCAGGATCATCTGAGCCATTCGGCAGTTTGCGTTACGCTCCATAACCTCTAAGCGTTTTCTGGATAACTCCTCTTTTTTATCGTTCTTCGATAGCTTACTTCCCGGAAGGGCATAGCTACCGGTCTTTCTTATGGTCGGCAGAAGCTCGTGGGTAAGCCAGCGTTTGAATCGTTTGGCATCGGGCTTCCTGGATCTGAGGATAAGGGAGTAAAGACCGGGTTCGTTGATGATGACCCGATCAGGCCCACCCTCCATACTGTGGATGGTGCTCTTTTCGTCCTCGTCCAGAAGGGCTAATGTGCTATTGGGATTAGCAAGTCCTAGCACATCACAAACATCCTTAGCCATCCACCAGGGGTTACCGTCTATGAAGACAACCCTTACGGGCTTCTGCTCGAACTCGAATAACGTCACATCAGAATCAGCAGCTACGGGGTTAGCCTCCAACACGTCTATCATATCTTCTACCTCCCTTCGTCCCTCTGCGGCACGAAAAAAATCGAAAGCGGACCTCATCTCGCCTTTCTCGTCGTTTCTTTCCATAATGGCAACGATTTTCGACATATCGGCGGAATCTCCCAAGGCCTCCATTCGATTCACGTAAAGCCACGCGACATACACGACCCAGCCGTAGAAAGTAGTTTTATCAACATTTTTAGGCAGATCACGCAACCCCGACGATCTATACGAAAAAACGTCATCTACGGCCCTTTTTATCAATTCCCTGCCTTGAATATCCGTATTCCCTGCTTTTTCCTTAACTTCAAGCATAAAAAAAAGCCCCCTTACGTCCATAGGGACAGGGAGCCATCGACATGGTACAATTAGTCCATGCGAGGGCTTTGCCCCTTGCTGTTGGGCCCGAATAACAGTATTGTCTTGGCGGACGCTGTTATTCGGGTTTCTTATTTTCCTCAACGTAGTAAATCATGAATCGTTCCAAAACATCGTTCATTTTTTCATCCCGCTCAACGCACGCCAACTTGAATTGCTTCTGAATATCAGAGTCAATCGTTGTGGTAAATGATTTTCGCTTTCCCAAATTATCACCTCCACAAAGAAGGTATCACATGTTTATGCGTTTAGCAATACTCAACAATCTACAAAATAGTTGACTAGGGCCTTCTCATTACTCTGTACACAGTAAAATACAGAACTAGCGAGATACTATCGATATGCGATATGGTGCAACCACTCTATGTAAAATAGGAGGTAAGGATATTGCCAGTAGATGCCCAATATAATTGTTTGATAATAATACAATCACTGGAAGAAGATGAAAATTCTCCAGGCAAAGAACTAATGGAAAATATAAATAATCTCAACATAAAAATTATTTTTGAAGAAATAGAGGGACGCAAAGATTTTTTAAAATTACTGACCAAGCTTGAAAATGACATGAAAAAGAAAACATTAAAACCAATCATACATATAGAAGCCCATGGCAGAACAGAAATACGTAGGCTAGAAAAGACAAATGATGCTATTCATGACCTTTACATAACATTTAAAAATAAGAGTGAAATAAAA
The uncultured Dethiosulfovibrio sp. genome window above contains:
- a CDS encoding phage tail tape measure protein, yielding MSKRDVQINVGAKVDQAVSSFNRLQKTLYLNGRRLEGYGETIGKVFDPAMKGLLAVGATAKVAATGVGIAAFSVAQELEEAMAIVAKKTGESGEALKGYEEIVRKLFRENPVEGYGQVAEALAAVRVASGATGADLEKLTQHYLSLAEVTGSDLSSSILLGSRLFGDWSISTEHQTEALDALFVASRSTGTSIEGLAEKAVTYGTKFRLLGFSLEETLGLLGKWEKEGVSTEKALSGLGQAITNMTKGGVQDLGRGWRDLTDSIKNASTEGEAINKAVKYFGADAGPDMAAAIRENRFELGGLVEVLSKASGAILKADEDTSTLGDALHSLKNTAKDKLLEPLGDEVSRYVAHVAKLLEVLVEWADKNQILKVSVDAFFEGFGLGKVQVEEFKDALERIDVASITDQCETFGRMLKAIYQSLNAIAEAIPWEFLIDHADSLTKIIIYGWAAGKVMAIAGGILTLSKSFKGLADSMNLFATAQVLLEGSTLFSWLIGRSGKKGVEKGLVLAGEASKGLAIAGTAASTTMKMLSKVVGSAVFDVLVFPEAIGEVNYSIEDMTAAMEGNEEALERLPDKVKEWLIQTGQIKKSVEDIKDMKEELKGLNEEGFSNPDDLLREWGKKQAELAQRQLSKVALSVSDLQERIKDFREQGKDAMELFGLSALEADEIIRDSVMQVAEDLRKSLADESPYMATAFVNAMEKMGLDGGDALMTSIARAMGKKKDLPIKTLTGAIQEGFIKGTALPEAMKLIQGQSEEVAKKAGEAIEKELAGLGLSSRLMDSLKAYSAKLELANFGIQSTAPKLQGSGRSVTNVNTPVSVQIGTVNVGKPEDAKKTGQSIGEGISRSFYPSY
- a CDS encoding BRO family protein, whose amino-acid sequence is MLEVKEKAGNTDIQGRELIKRAVDDVFSYRSSGLRDLPKNVDKTTFYGWVVYVAWLYVNRMEALGDSADMSKIVAIMERNDEKGEMRSAFDFFRAAEGRREVEDMIDVLEANPVAADSDVTLFEFEQKPVRVVFIDGNPWWMAKDVCDVLGLANPNSTLALLDEDEKSTIHSMEGGPDRVIINEPGLYSLILRSRKPDAKRFKRWLTHELLPTIRKTGSYALPGSKLSKNDKKEELSRKRLEVMERNANCRMAQMILKGIETFKDVMTSESKTVFMAKYGELVAETDMSHLLPKSTEAMYSATDIGKECGVSAQVIGKVATSHDLKSPMGKAGDYGYWIRSKSRYSSKEVMTFVYNERGRDWFLNHFGVAVVVEVD